The Ornithinibacillus sp. 4-3 region CGTTTTCCACTCTTCGTCAGAACCTTTTCTTGTATACCAATGCCAATGATCAGCATCTACATCTTCCTCTATTTCCGCAATTAACTGAATCCTGTCACCCGTATGATAATGGTCCTCAACACCTTTAATTGTTATCATTTCAGTAGCTTCATGATGATGAGGATGTCCGTGGTCATGATTGGCTAAATCAACACCATCCGCGGCACGAGCTATAACAAGATTATCGTTTTCTATTGTTTTGAGCAGGCTATTTACCCAATGCTCCATATCTTCACTACTATAAACAAACACGTCTGCTTCATTGACACGTGCCACGTCTTTAGCACTTGGTTCATAGTGGTGTGCATCTTGCCCATCAGAGACCATTAACGCTACGTCTGCCCGGTCCCCAGCTACTTGTTTCGTAAATTCATACATTGGATAAAATGATGCTATCACTGAAAGCTTATCAACTGATGTGCTTTCTTCATTTTGACAGCCGAAAAGAATCACACTAATCATTGAAATAAGTAAAATTGCAGCTAGGCAATTTCTTTTCATTTCTTTCTCTCCTTTTTCTGCATTAAAAATTTCTCTCCTTTTACTCCCTCTAACAATGAGATTCACTATTCAATGTGGTGGTGAGGAATACATCTTTTTCGCTTCTTATTTCCTGGACCCGCACAAAAAAATCACCAATGCAATCACTCGTAACCGTTCTTTCCTTTTTTTCATTTTTCGTTTATCAAAAAGACGAATCCAGCGATTGCTATCCGTGCCGCCATTGTAAAGGAACGCATCAAGCTTGGATGGAAGGGCACTTAAACAACGTTTGATTGTACGAACCATTTGAAGACGTTCAAAAAATGTAGAGTTACACTTCTTACAATGAGTTACGATATATTTTGACTAGAGTCTTTCCTTCTTTTGTTTCCCAGCTTTTGGTTAACAAAGAGGGTGGGGGAGTGTGTTTTTTGTCCTCTTTTTAGGAATTGATTCAACTCACCACCACATGCAGTATTGAGCCCGATAAATCTATAAAGATTTATTTTTTTCTAGATAATGAGAAGAATAGAAACAGACATTGTCGCTGATCCTATTTTTCACACCTTTATAGGCAAGCAAATGCCACTAATGTGCTGGCACTGTGCCTTCCTCATCTGGCATTACATAATAGTAGATGCCATACTAATGTGCTAACATATCACGCACGAGACTTTCTGCATCTAACTCTGCTGGATAATATGTTGGCCAATTCGTCACTTCTTCTAGTAGTTCATCTCGATCATCTCCCCAGTATAAATGGAAATGATTGGAGTCGACTGGGAAAATGTTATGATCGCTAAATTGAATATATTGCGGCATACCTTCTGTTCCATCTACTAATTTATAAATAAAGCGAACTCCTCGATTGCCTTTTTCATAAGTAAGGATTTCATATCCATCTGATTCGTACTTACCTGAGTATTCTTTGCCATTTTGGTAGAATGTTACTACATTATTCGCAATCTTGATGTGATCTACATCTGTTTCATATCCTGCTGTGTAATACTCTTTATACTCTTCAGCAGTCATATCTCCGTTTTTTGCTTTATGTTCAAACACAACATCTAAATCTCCAGATAAAAGATATGGATAAACAGACTGCCACTCTCCATCCCAATCCGATAATTCACGGTCTTTCACTTGCGCGTCTTCAAAATATCCTTGATAGATTTGTTTACTTGCTTCGTCATGTCCATGATGATCATCAATGACGATTTTAACTGGCTCTGATTGAACGATTGGTTCGTGATGATCATCAAACAAAACGACTTTTAGTTCTAAGCCATCAGTTGTTGCCTCGCCTATGAATGTTGCTGTTTCCTGACCAGAAACGACTTCCCATTCTTCACTTGCACTTTCTCTGCTATACCAGTGCCAATGTTCATGCTCTGATTCTTCATCTAATACCGCGGATAACTCAATCTTATCACCAGTATGATAATGGTGAGCGAGACCTTCAATTTTTATCCCAACAGGTGTCTCTTCATCATTCGAATGCTGAGCGTGTTCCTCATCATGAACTTCTTCTTCCCCTGTTACATGCTCTTCTTTCGTTCCTTGACACGCTGTTAAAACGAAACAAAGTAAAAACAAGCTGAATAAACGAATTAGCAGTTTCTTCATTTTCTCATCTCCAATTTTTTATTTTTATATAAAACATAAAACGTAATTGTTACGTTTTATACCTCATACTTATTTCAATCAATACATCTTTGTGTCAAGATTTTCGTTTCCCGATGTAGAGAATGTCTTTTCAAACGAGGACAAAATTTTTGTTAGCGCTACGGTCAAAATTTGTTCGCTTATTTTTTGCAGGAATATAATTTCTATCGCCTGTTTATGTAGAGGCTAAAGTAATTTTGACTCCCATAATTATCCCTCCCAAATCATTGATATGTTTCTTTGCTTACATATTGTTGCTTCAAAAAATAAAATTATTTCGTAAACTCGATGTATTGAATTACTTCGATAATATGCAATCGATGCTTAAGGATAAAACGTAATGATTACGATTTAAAAAAGTACTTCATAATTATAAAACGAAATCATTACGATTTGCAACTATTTTTTCTCACACCTAATAAATAATAGCAATTAGCTGATTTTTTAAGTGTGTTGTGGCAAATATGGCAATTCGAAAATCGCAATTTTAATTTTTCAACCTAAATGGACTTATAAAAATTCCAAAGTTCAGATGTTAAAAAGATGCTGTACAATGCCTTAAATGGCATTTATTTGTTCAGTTTGGTTCGAGATTTCCATACATTTTTTATCCATATCACAATTCCCGAAACGTTGATATTAATGGATTCCGGGGTGTTCAATACACTTAGCGTTTATCTGTATATGTCCCGAAAAATCAAAACCACCAGTGTGAACTGGTGGTTTGTTCTGCGGCTAGAAGCCTCTGTTACCGGCCTTGGCCTTAAAGGCCCACTGAATGGGTTTCCCTTTTGCACCACACTTACTCACTGATTCTAAAAGAATCTCTTATTTCTTTTTATTTTTCTTCCCTGTAAATGGATCAAATTCTTCGAATAAAGTTAATTGATCACTCATGTAGTCATCTTTAAGCTGATTTCTTATGTATTCTTGTATTTGATTTTTATTTCTTCCCACTGTATCTACAAAGTAGCCTCGACACCAGAATTTTCGATTACCGTATCTGTACTTTAAATTCGCGTGACGATCAAATATCATTAAGCTACTTTTTCCTTTTAAGTATCCCATGAAGGAAGATACACTTAATTTCGGTGGTATACTCACTAACATATGAATATGATCTCTACACGCATTTGCCTCGTGTATATCAACTTCTTTTCTTTCACAAAGCTCTCTTATAATTTCTCCAATACTTTGTTTGTATTTTCCATAAATCACTTGTCTTCTATATTTTGGAGCAAATACTATATGATACTTACATCTCCACTTTGTATGTGCTAAACTATTCTTGTCCTGCATAGGGCTTTGCCTCCTTCTTTGGTGAGTTTTGGTGGTCGGGAAACCAACCTTAGCTTACCATGAAGAGAGGCTTTTTTTGACCCCACGCTTGAAGCTCTTTAGAACCCCCGGCATAGCCAGGGGTTTTCTAAAATCATAAAAAGAAAACAGCCTGCATGTGCACAGACTGTTTCACAATTTTTATATTTACTTATCCAACATATTCAAATACACCATGTGACGTAACGAGAAAGTTTCCGTTTAATTCTAAATCTCTCCCAAGTGCTCGATAGTCAATATAGTTCTGTAAATTAGTAGGAACTTCCCCAAGCATGCCTGTTTCTTCCACATAATACCGAGCCACATCTTCCATATCTTCACAATCTGTATAACAGATAATATCATCTTGATTTTCTAGTAATTCTTCTAAACTATCAAACCAATAATTTTTAATTTCGGATAGCTCATGATAAATTGGCGATCCTTTCAATTCTTCTACCATCGCACATAACCGATTGATTTCAGAGATTGGTGTGTATTCATCAATTTCAAATGGCAACTCGTAATCATGCACGGCATACTCTTCATATTCGCTATTTAATCCGATACGCTCTTTTACGTCTTCCATATCAATCGGAGGCGTAAACCAAGCGCCAACCAATTCGCCCTCATTGTATTTTCCGAGGTTGGCAATGTAAACTTGCATGTCCATTAGTTTTCACATCCTTTTTATTAAAAATGGGCATAAAAAAACAGCTAACTGTTCATTGTAGCTGTTTTCATTTTCGTATTTTGATTTCACTAGAGCCAACAATTAATAAAAATATTTGTTGAATAAGATCTAAGAGATATCTGCGTTAAACTTTTATTAAACAATCGCACCCTTTAGTTGAAGAGTGTTCCATTAATTTTTGACATCGTAGTGTAGTTCAACAAATTGATTGAAATTCCTAGTTCCTTTCAACGAAAGATCCAATTGATAATCTCCCTCTTTAAATAATGGAATCCCTTTACCAAGTATTGTTGGAGCAACCGTTAAGATCAGTTCATTAACCAATTTTTCTTGTATAAATGACTGTAACAATTCTCCTCCACCAACAATCCATATGTTCTTTCCTTCTTGATTTTTCAATTTATGAATAAAATTAGTTACATCATCATTAACAAACCTTACATTTTCGGTATCTTCAACAACCGATCTTGT contains the following coding sequences:
- a CDS encoding dihydrofolate reductase family protein codes for the protein MSKKRNLVLFIASSLDGYIATKEESLEWLFKVEGEGDNGFTEFYETVDTVLMGKRTYDWIMKQDIKEFPYKNKECYVFTRSVVEDTENVRFVNDDVTNFIHKLKNQEGKNIWIVGGGELLQSFIQEKLVNELILTVAPTILGKGIPLFKEGDYQLDLSLKGTRNFNQFVELHYDVKN
- a CDS encoding metal-binding protein ZinT, with amino-acid sequence MKKLLIRLFSLFLLCFVLTACQGTKEEHVTGEEEVHDEEHAQHSNDEETPVGIKIEGLAHHYHTGDKIELSAVLDEESEHEHWHWYSRESASEEWEVVSGQETATFIGEATTDGLELKVVLFDDHHEPIVQSEPVKIVIDDHHGHDEASKQIYQGYFEDAQVKDRELSDWDGEWQSVYPYLLSGDLDVVFEHKAKNGDMTAEEYKEYYTAGYETDVDHIKIANNVVTFYQNGKEYSGKYESDGYEILTYEKGNRGVRFIYKLVDGTEGMPQYIQFSDHNIFPVDSNHFHLYWGDDRDELLEEVTNWPTYYPAELDAESLVRDMLAH
- a CDS encoding antirestriction protein ArdA, giving the protein MDMQVYIANLGKYNEGELVGAWFTPPIDMEDVKERIGLNSEYEEYAVHDYELPFEIDEYTPISEINRLCAMVEELKGSPIYHELSEIKNYWFDSLEELLENQDDIICYTDCEDMEDVARYYVEETGMLGEVPTNLQNYIDYRALGRDLELNGNFLVTSHGVFEYVG
- the tnpA gene encoding IS200/IS605 family transposase; this encodes MQDKNSLAHTKWRCKYHIVFAPKYRRQVIYGKYKQSIGEIIRELCERKEVDIHEANACRDHIHMLVSIPPKLSVSSFMGYLKGKSSLMIFDRHANLKYRYGNRKFWCRGYFVDTVGRNKNQIQEYIRNQLKDDYMSDQLTLFEEFDPFTGKKNKKK